The following are encoded in a window of Lentisphaera araneosa HTCC2155 genomic DNA:
- a CDS encoding c-type cytochrome domain-containing protein produces MKKIILSTLLALSLNAEVSFKKHIAPILKQKCESCHGDQKKKGGYGVDTFTKFMKAGKSGIEAVVPKDPEDSYLYELLISDDEDDRMPQDDDPLSKEQIKLFKQWIAEGAKFDGESTEDKLITLLPPPVHPKPPKNYPTALPVFTSVFSPDGKKIYSAAYNEVLVWDLKGKLIDRIDGLPQTINAIVFSNDGQSIYVAGGAPGEYGEISRVNLKNKSRQNIAMCEDVVLDLKVSPDGSKLITGGADSNIRVFDLKSQKLLWRNKQHAHWVTGLAVTDYSFFEEQAKNQGLPDFLVYTEFEKKGGEHNRQIWKFADRTIIREANWQLEFSADKNIKLTDIRETGIGKTREVKETHFTGKELKQHQKVIAYLKQLDKTWGVQVDAQPFLLTSSFDKMVKVFNLKTGLLFTTYKGHSKVYGKVNGHFKVYSVVAQENSLLAWSAGGGRHIHGWNPVLIRDEDGTAGDMEERFAKEGSAIFLKHDFKKKNIFKINQEGELLWAVADDGSIKSFVIPQDGKFNPDQAAENFTAQLQDDYLMSVDIKNGNIITAGFNGTISQLSTKKKNAEFTVSGTIGQKGQMIEQCVDGNTASKWCFFHEDKEVVWQAKYNQPVSISSYLLASAGDVPDRDPRDWILEASNDGKNWTEIDRRSNQAKFEKRRMSQSYQLNQSSDEFMQFRFRFTKVNGANMFQLSLIELKESSSGQSFAAYPKKL; encoded by the coding sequence ATGAAAAAGATTATTCTTAGCACTCTACTCGCTCTCAGTCTCAACGCTGAAGTGAGTTTCAAAAAACATATTGCGCCCATACTCAAACAAAAATGTGAATCCTGTCACGGTGATCAAAAGAAGAAAGGTGGCTATGGCGTCGACACCTTTACTAAGTTCATGAAAGCAGGTAAAAGCGGTATTGAAGCAGTCGTGCCCAAAGATCCAGAAGATAGTTACCTCTACGAACTCTTGATTAGCGATGATGAGGATGATCGCATGCCACAGGATGATGACCCTCTTAGCAAAGAACAGATCAAACTCTTTAAGCAATGGATTGCGGAAGGCGCAAAATTTGATGGCGAGTCCACAGAAGATAAGCTCATTACCCTACTGCCTCCTCCAGTCCATCCTAAGCCTCCAAAAAACTACCCCACGGCCCTGCCCGTATTTACTTCAGTCTTTTCCCCTGATGGCAAAAAGATTTATTCGGCAGCCTATAACGAAGTGCTTGTTTGGGACCTCAAGGGTAAGCTTATTGATCGTATTGATGGACTTCCGCAAACAATCAATGCCATTGTTTTCTCCAATGATGGCCAGTCGATTTACGTGGCTGGTGGGGCTCCAGGAGAATATGGCGAGATCTCACGTGTGAATCTCAAAAACAAATCTAGGCAAAATATTGCCATGTGCGAAGATGTGGTTCTCGACCTTAAAGTCTCACCAGATGGAAGTAAACTCATTACAGGTGGTGCTGATAGCAATATTCGCGTCTTTGATTTAAAAAGTCAAAAATTGCTTTGGCGCAATAAACAACATGCCCACTGGGTCACAGGCCTCGCCGTGACTGATTACAGCTTTTTCGAAGAACAAGCCAAAAATCAAGGCCTACCCGATTTCTTGGTCTATACGGAATTCGAGAAAAAAGGAGGTGAACATAATCGTCAAATATGGAAGTTTGCCGATCGTACGATCATTCGTGAAGCTAACTGGCAACTCGAATTTAGTGCCGATAAAAACATCAAGTTAACTGACATCCGTGAAACGGGCATAGGCAAGACACGTGAAGTTAAAGAAACTCATTTTACTGGTAAGGAGCTAAAGCAGCATCAAAAAGTAATTGCTTACCTCAAACAACTGGATAAAACTTGGGGAGTTCAAGTTGATGCGCAACCCTTCTTACTGACTTCCTCTTTCGATAAAATGGTCAAAGTCTTTAATCTCAAAACTGGACTGCTTTTTACCACTTATAAAGGGCATTCAAAAGTCTACGGCAAAGTTAATGGTCACTTCAAAGTCTACTCTGTTGTAGCTCAAGAAAATAGCCTACTTGCTTGGTCCGCTGGCGGTGGTCGACATATTCATGGATGGAATCCGGTTCTCATTCGCGATGAAGATGGGACGGCAGGTGATATGGAAGAACGTTTTGCGAAAGAAGGCTCGGCTATTTTCCTAAAACATGATTTTAAGAAAAAAAATATCTTCAAAATCAATCAAGAAGGTGAACTACTTTGGGCCGTTGCAGACGATGGTTCCATCAAATCCTTTGTCATTCCACAAGATGGAAAATTTAATCCAGATCAAGCCGCAGAAAACTTCACCGCACAACTTCAAGATGATTATTTGATGTCCGTCGACATTAAAAATGGGAACATCATAACTGCAGGATTCAACGGAACTATTAGCCAGCTCAGCACCAAAAAGAAAAACGCAGAATTTACTGTGAGTGGAACTATTGGACAAAAAGGTCAAATGATTGAGCAATGCGTCGATGGCAACACAGCTAGTAAATGGTGTTTTTTTCACGAAGATAAAGAAGTCGTATGGCAAGCGAAATATAATCAGCCGGTGAGCATAAGTTCCTACCTATTAGCCTCAGCAGGAGACGTTCCCGACCGCGATCCGCGCGACTGGATTCTCGAGGCTTCAAATGATGGTAAAAACTGGACCGAAATTGACCGTCGATCTAATCAAGCAAAATTTGAAAAAAGACGCATGAGTCAATCATATCAACTCAATCAAAGTTCTGATGAATTCATGCAGTTCCGTTTTCGATTCACCAAAGTCAATGGGGCCAATATGTTTCAGCTCTCGCTAATCGAACTCAAAGAATCTAGCTCTGGCCAATCCTTCGCGGCTTATCCAAAAAAGCTTTAA
- a CDS encoding sulfatase family protein, with product MRTLLLITFSLLGFISIADKKKLPNFIYCITDDQGWGDVGYNGHPILKTPELDAMAADGLRCDRFYAAASVCSPTRATVVTGRNNWRVNISSPTAYGEASLPKEEITLGQYLKPLGYTSAHFGKWHIGEFDKEIAKHHYMPPWEAGFDVTFSTRNVIATYDPYQKASKGKSGDELLKANKMLYYDNGVMIPMEKALNDPSLKGDDSRIVMDRAETFIRDMAKDDKPFYIYLCFHAVHTPLVTIPEYHKKFYSDLDAKSANYFSNISAIDGQMGRLRKLLRELNIADNTMLWYSSDNGPNLKKKDNIKYGEAQDGKFNYTPIGSTGAYKGWKRYLWEGGVRVCGLVEWPAMIKQGIDHDYPIVTTDFVPTALAAVGISPNPNKPIDGENLLPYFKGEVSKRQTPIGFHSNGWDAWMTHRYKIVKGGKPGQGTEGEWELYDMINDPLEENNIAKENPEVFQQLYKDWEVWAADAAKDCATTMDKYPPIPGLKHLTKQGKSSDGNKDKKAKGKNKKKNDSKD from the coding sequence ATGCGCACATTACTTCTTATCACATTTTCTCTCTTGGGATTCATCTCTATTGCTGACAAAAAAAAGCTCCCCAATTTTATTTATTGTATCACTGATGACCAAGGCTGGGGCGATGTTGGCTATAATGGTCACCCGATCCTCAAAACTCCCGAACTCGATGCTATGGCAGCTGATGGCCTACGCTGCGATCGCTTTTACGCTGCGGCATCTGTTTGTAGTCCGACTCGAGCTACGGTAGTTACTGGCCGCAATAACTGGCGTGTGAATATCAGTTCCCCTACTGCTTACGGCGAGGCTTCTTTACCAAAAGAAGAAATTACTTTGGGTCAATACCTCAAACCACTTGGTTATACTTCGGCTCATTTCGGTAAATGGCATATTGGTGAGTTCGATAAAGAGATTGCCAAACATCATTATATGCCCCCCTGGGAAGCTGGTTTTGATGTTACTTTTTCTACGCGCAATGTCATTGCAACTTATGATCCCTACCAAAAAGCGAGCAAAGGCAAAAGTGGTGATGAATTACTGAAGGCCAATAAGATGCTCTACTATGATAATGGTGTGATGATCCCTATGGAAAAAGCGCTGAATGACCCCAGTTTAAAGGGAGATGATAGCCGTATTGTCATGGATCGTGCTGAAACTTTCATCCGCGACATGGCCAAAGATGACAAGCCCTTTTACATCTACCTCTGTTTCCATGCCGTTCATACTCCCTTGGTCACCATTCCTGAATATCACAAAAAATTCTATTCCGATTTAGATGCAAAGTCCGCAAATTACTTTAGTAATATCTCTGCCATTGATGGTCAAATGGGACGTTTGCGCAAACTTTTACGCGAACTCAATATTGCCGACAATACCATGCTGTGGTACTCCAGTGATAATGGCCCTAACCTCAAAAAGAAAGACAATATAAAATATGGCGAAGCCCAAGATGGAAAATTTAATTACACCCCCATTGGTTCTACTGGTGCCTACAAAGGCTGGAAGCGTTACCTCTGGGAAGGTGGCGTTCGCGTCTGTGGTTTAGTCGAATGGCCCGCAATGATTAAACAAGGCATCGATCATGACTACCCGATAGTGACCACTGACTTTGTTCCCACTGCACTGGCTGCAGTAGGAATCTCTCCTAATCCCAATAAACCTATAGATGGAGAAAACCTACTTCCGTACTTTAAAGGCGAAGTTAGTAAACGTCAGACCCCCATAGGTTTTCACTCCAATGGCTGGGATGCATGGATGACTCATCGCTACAAAATTGTCAAAGGCGGAAAACCTGGTCAGGGAACCGAAGGTGAATGGGAACTTTACGATATGATTAATGACCCACTCGAAGAAAATAATATTGCCAAAGAAAATCCTGAAGTCTTTCAACAACTCTACAAAGACTGGGAAGTTTGGGCTGCGGATGCCGCAAAAGATTGTGCGACTACAATGGATAAATATCCGCCCATCCCAGGTTTAAAGCACCTCACAAAACAAGGTAAAAGTAGCGATGGTAACAAGGATAAAAAAGCTAAAGGTAAAAACAAGAAGAAAAACGACAGTAAGGACTGA
- the ltrA gene encoding group II intron reverse transcriptase/maturase encodes MTKHTWEHLGRTEEIRAWASTSVWTDQMLGTLETRVEGKKWYSLIDKVAREVNLIEAWESVRANGGSHGVDMVSLDRYESELEHNTKQLMKQLQAGTYLPQCVRRVEIPKADGKTRALGIPTVRDRVVQTALKNVIEPIYDVDFSTQSFGFRPQRGCKDALRRVHHLLTQGQLYVIDADIQSYFDMIPHDKLMERVKEKISDGKTLDLIEAFLKAGIFDGIKEWDPEKGTPQGGVISPLLANIYLNEFDHRMTAAGFEIVRYADDFLVMCNNAKSAKRGLRKIKRWMKAHGLNLHPDKTRIADMNQQDEYFEFLGYHFERSKRTGRINRWPRKQSMAKMKDTVRKHTRRCNWQSVEEIIKGLRPSLKGWYEYFKHSNRWAMLEVDAFFRRRLRSIIAKYNRKKGSHRFIDNRKYTKKYFAELGFFSLEEAWLLESQSLRSKH; translated from the coding sequence ATGACTAAACATACATGGGAGCACTTAGGGCGCACCGAAGAAATTCGTGCGTGGGCCTCGACTTCAGTCTGGACAGATCAGATGCTGGGAACTCTTGAAACAAGAGTTGAAGGTAAGAAATGGTATAGCTTAATAGATAAAGTAGCGCGAGAAGTAAACCTTATAGAAGCTTGGGAATCTGTTCGTGCAAACGGCGGGAGTCACGGGGTGGATATGGTGAGCTTGGATCGTTACGAATCAGAGCTAGAGCACAATACAAAGCAATTGATGAAGCAACTGCAGGCAGGGACTTACCTACCACAATGCGTTCGCAGGGTAGAGATCCCAAAAGCAGATGGTAAAACGCGTGCTTTGGGAATACCGACCGTGCGCGATAGAGTTGTTCAGACTGCGCTCAAGAATGTTATTGAACCGATATATGATGTGGATTTTTCTACACAAAGTTTTGGTTTTCGTCCGCAACGTGGATGTAAAGATGCGCTTCGGCGTGTTCATCATCTACTTACGCAGGGACAGCTCTACGTCATTGATGCGGATATTCAAAGTTACTTTGATATGATACCGCACGACAAACTCATGGAACGAGTCAAAGAAAAAATAAGCGATGGCAAGACCCTAGATCTTATAGAAGCTTTCCTCAAAGCAGGAATATTTGATGGGATCAAGGAGTGGGATCCCGAGAAAGGGACTCCGCAAGGAGGCGTAATTAGCCCACTACTTGCCAATATTTACCTCAATGAATTCGACCACAGGATGACAGCGGCTGGCTTTGAAATCGTAAGGTATGCGGATGACTTTCTGGTGATGTGTAATAATGCGAAATCGGCTAAGAGGGGCTTGCGCAAAATCAAGCGTTGGATGAAGGCTCATGGTCTGAACCTCCATCCCGATAAAACCCGAATTGCCGACATGAATCAGCAGGATGAGTACTTTGAATTTCTAGGTTATCACTTTGAGCGCTCGAAAAGAACGGGCAGGATAAATAGGTGGCCAAGAAAACAGAGTATGGCTAAAATGAAAGACACTGTGCGAAAGCATACGAGGCGTTGTAACTGGCAATCGGTAGAAGAAATCATTAAAGGTCTCAGGCCTAGTCTCAAAGGTTGGTATGAGTACTTCAAACACTCAAATCGTTGGGCTATGCTCGAAGTTGATGCTTTCTTTCGTCGAAGGTTACGAAGTATTATCGCTAAGTACAATCGTAAGAAAGGTTCACATCGCTTTATAGATAACAGGAAATATACCAAGAAATACTTTGCAGAGCTAGGGTTCTTTTCACTGGAAGAGGCTTGGCTATTGGAATCTCAGTCTCTTCGGAGTAAGCATTGA
- a CDS encoding glycosyl hydrolase family 28-related protein: MPYKIILFLLLFHFHKGHSEVQYSKLWGKEGELWSASSQLPDFSFAGYRSGETPIPDIPTTSKITDFGVVPNSGQDVTAAFKKAIAASQGGAIFIPEGHYLLSDILWIKKSNIVLRGAGPEKTILEFTKDLEDVRPNMGQTTSGKTTSNYSWSGGFIYGSRALLGKNSSQKSPVNKVAAASRLKLRSPQIYNWVNTSPLN, encoded by the coding sequence ATGCCTTATAAAATAATACTCTTTCTTCTTTTGTTTCATTTTCACAAAGGTCATTCCGAGGTGCAGTACTCCAAGCTCTGGGGTAAAGAAGGCGAACTCTGGTCAGCAAGTAGTCAGCTTCCCGACTTCTCCTTTGCTGGTTATCGTTCGGGAGAAACACCTATCCCCGACATTCCCACAACCTCAAAAATCACAGATTTTGGCGTCGTACCAAATTCAGGTCAAGATGTCACAGCAGCCTTCAAAAAAGCTATTGCCGCTTCTCAAGGTGGTGCCATCTTTATTCCTGAGGGGCATTATCTACTTAGTGATATTCTTTGGATTAAAAAATCTAATATTGTCTTACGTGGAGCAGGACCAGAAAAAACAATCCTAGAGTTCACAAAGGACTTGGAAGATGTTCGCCCCAATATGGGTCAAACTACTTCAGGAAAGACAACTTCAAACTATTCTTGGTCAGGGGGTTTTATATATGGTTCAAGGGCTCTTTTAGGGAAAAATTCATCTCAAAAATCACCGGTGAACAAAGTCGCGGCAGCCAGCAGATTAAAGTTGCGAAGTCCGCAAATTTACAACTGGGTCAATACATCACCATTGAATTAA
- a CDS encoding DUF1670 domain-containing protein, translating into MSIQIANSQENQSRRLSLKTMNQQMSHLAVHGAGLSPWEAKELVRMIDEVYFSYSQKELKEGQLKYNCVSTKEGAGKALKDCEMISVTLSVFSDFDEEELPNRKNKQRQVVRRQRRLIRLSEEARDQGGLLSQEDLAKLLMCDTKTIRRDIKHLQEEGIVIPTRGQQKDIGPGVTHRELVIRHWVEGKEEVEVASATKHSMGAVESYLQKFKVAVYLRVGKSFTDHEIAVVAGISQRGVKTFLKIYDEFKNKDMFKHRLDEILLTGDEYYKEVGEKKDSLLSNLSNPVWSRA; encoded by the coding sequence ATGAGTATACAAATAGCGAACTCTCAAGAAAATCAAAGTCGTCGCTTATCTTTAAAAACAATGAACCAGCAAATGAGTCACTTGGCGGTTCATGGAGCGGGCCTAAGTCCCTGGGAAGCCAAAGAACTGGTTCGCATGATAGATGAGGTCTATTTTTCCTATAGCCAAAAGGAACTTAAAGAAGGTCAACTCAAGTACAACTGCGTCTCGACCAAGGAAGGTGCAGGTAAGGCACTCAAAGACTGTGAAATGATAAGCGTCACTCTAAGTGTATTCAGTGATTTTGACGAAGAAGAGTTGCCCAATAGAAAAAATAAACAACGGCAAGTTGTTCGCCGTCAGCGTAGGTTAATACGTTTGAGCGAAGAGGCTCGCGATCAAGGAGGTCTATTAAGCCAGGAGGATTTGGCCAAGCTGTTGATGTGCGATACAAAAACGATCCGACGTGATATCAAACACTTACAAGAGGAAGGTATTGTCATTCCGACGCGTGGCCAACAAAAAGATATTGGTCCTGGAGTTACACACCGTGAATTGGTCATTCGTCATTGGGTGGAAGGCAAAGAAGAAGTTGAAGTTGCGAGTGCTACAAAACATTCGATGGGCGCCGTTGAGAGTTACCTTCAAAAGTTTAAAGTTGCGGTTTACTTACGGGTAGGGAAGAGCTTCACTGACCATGAAATCGCGGTAGTTGCAGGAATCTCACAACGCGGCGTGAAGACATTCCTTAAGATTTACGACGAGTTTAAGAATAAAGATATGTTCAAACATCGTCTGGATGAAATCCTGCTTACAGGAGATGAATACTATAAGGAAGTTGGCGAAAAAAAAGACTCACTACTGTCGAATCTATCAAATCCCGTATGGAGCAGAGCATGA
- a CDS encoding DUF1670 domain-containing protein, whose protein sequence is MKTHISANEATYGPQQYKTFAGALTAFFSEECPQLGGMRTRQVLSSTIISMVNKFYPETSHLKQGQTPWVTTDKNATKSYGKKINQTPLVSVILDLVRAEDIQERKDGKKLRDIKKEAVARMLKQSYKQGGCMTSVELAILLKISPPTVGKYIKEWELEHNEVLPRRGSIHDMGPTLTHKKIIIEKLFIKKLSVQQVSRETYHSFQAIQRYISKFKQVLICYKKGMNINEIAKVIGNTPRLIKEYEAIILEYKDRGFVLEQIINTDAKVDSQYETIVNDLNSQKN, encoded by the coding sequence ATGAAGACGCATATTTCAGCGAATGAAGCAACTTACGGACCACAACAATATAAAACTTTTGCTGGAGCTTTAACAGCTTTTTTCTCAGAGGAGTGTCCGCAACTGGGAGGAATGAGGACTCGGCAAGTTTTGAGCTCAACTATTATCTCTATGGTCAATAAATTCTATCCCGAAACTTCTCATTTAAAACAGGGTCAGACGCCATGGGTGACCACTGACAAAAATGCGACTAAATCATACGGAAAAAAGATCAATCAAACACCTTTAGTGAGTGTTATCCTAGATTTAGTACGAGCAGAAGATATTCAAGAGCGCAAAGACGGTAAGAAGCTCAGAGACATAAAAAAGGAAGCTGTTGCAAGGATGCTCAAACAAAGTTATAAGCAAGGTGGCTGTATGACCTCGGTTGAATTAGCCATTCTTTTAAAGATCTCTCCACCAACTGTGGGTAAGTATATTAAAGAATGGGAACTGGAACACAATGAGGTCTTACCTCGAAGAGGTTCAATACATGATATGGGGCCAACTCTCACGCACAAAAAAATTATAATTGAAAAACTTTTCATAAAGAAACTCAGCGTTCAACAAGTAAGTCGTGAGACTTATCATTCATTCCAGGCTATCCAGCGTTATATCAGCAAATTTAAACAGGTTCTTATCTGTTATAAGAAGGGCATGAATATCAATGAGATCGCCAAAGTTATTGGAAATACACCCCGGTTAATCAAAGAATATGAAGCTATCATCTTGGAGTACAAAGACCGAGGGTTTGTTTTAGAGCAAATCATCAATACGGACGCAAAGGTGGACTCACAATACGAAACCATCGTCAATGACTTGAACTCTCAGAAAAACTAA
- a CDS encoding type II secretion system protein translates to MSIKRKQKFTLIEVLVVVAIIGILASFLMPVLSKARKKSLISVCLNNQKQLATAVVMYYDSVICPVSIARY, encoded by the coding sequence ATGTCTATAAAACGGAAACAGAAGTTCACATTAATCGAGGTGCTCGTCGTTGTGGCGATTATTGGCATTTTGGCGAGCTTCCTCATGCCTGTATTAAGTAAAGCCAGAAAGAAAAGCCTTATTAGTGTTTGTTTAAACAATCAAAAGCAACTCGCGACTGCAGTCGTCATGTATTACGATTCAGTCATTTGTCCGGTAAGTATCGCTAGATACTAA
- a CDS encoding FG-GAP repeat domain-containing protein — protein sequence MNKLLFMACVLSQFVYAELKFERSEIFSGEVVHSAQVWDYDGNGHGDIIFTANRQLNLAMGPEYKVKAVLDMPSDFKKQAIHSRLMDVDGDGDMDFVGTGLGIYWVECPDTPTDQWTFHQITLDFSACHCVLIADADEDGKLDIIVNNFRPEQTKAPKGPTKNLFHSSIVCYPIPAKPRDPKAWKAYPLADKDAPGGSHYMSMADIDGDGKKEMFVGAKGEPFENGNYFAIWKAGNNRLKPWEKVKVFNEQIGATHMYGADINGDGKNDLIASRGHGKGLVWFKAPEFKAIEIDQELDRPHTMDIADVDADGDIDLVACGNDSRRLEWYENDGKGNYTRHIISKDQTAYDVRIRDINGDGKLDFLLGGWKEKNVRIYFQK from the coding sequence ATGAATAAATTATTGTTTATGGCATGTGTTTTAAGCCAGTTTGTTTACGCCGAACTCAAGTTTGAAAGGAGCGAAATTTTTTCTGGTGAAGTTGTTCATTCAGCACAAGTGTGGGATTATGATGGCAATGGTCATGGAGATATAATTTTCACTGCGAATAGACAATTAAATCTTGCCATGGGTCCGGAATATAAAGTTAAAGCTGTTTTAGATATGCCAAGTGATTTTAAAAAACAGGCTATTCACTCGCGTCTGATGGATGTGGATGGTGATGGAGACATGGATTTTGTGGGTACGGGCTTGGGTATTTACTGGGTAGAATGCCCCGATACACCTACTGATCAATGGACTTTTCATCAAATAACTTTGGATTTTTCCGCATGTCATTGCGTTTTGATTGCGGATGCCGATGAGGATGGCAAGCTAGATATTATTGTCAATAATTTTCGTCCAGAACAGACAAAAGCTCCTAAAGGACCAACAAAGAATCTTTTTCATTCATCTATAGTTTGCTATCCGATTCCGGCTAAGCCAAGAGACCCCAAAGCTTGGAAAGCTTATCCGCTTGCGGATAAAGATGCTCCTGGGGGAAGCCATTATATGTCGATGGCGGATATTGATGGGGATGGCAAAAAAGAAATGTTTGTCGGTGCCAAAGGAGAACCCTTTGAAAACGGCAATTACTTTGCTATTTGGAAAGCAGGGAATAATCGCCTTAAACCTTGGGAAAAGGTCAAAGTATTTAATGAGCAAATAGGCGCCACCCACATGTATGGGGCAGACATCAATGGAGATGGAAAAAATGACTTAATTGCCTCTCGTGGTCATGGCAAAGGCTTAGTGTGGTTTAAGGCACCCGAATTTAAAGCCATAGAAATTGATCAGGAATTAGATAGACCTCATACAATGGATATTGCCGATGTAGATGCTGATGGTGATATTGACCTCGTCGCCTGTGGCAATGACTCACGAAGGCTCGAGTGGTACGAAAATGATGGTAAAGGAAATTATACTCGCCATATCATCAGCAAAGATCAAACAGCTTACGATGTGAGGATTCGCGATATTAATGGCGATGGCAAGCTCGACTTTCTTCTGGGAGGTTGGAAAGAGAAAAACGTGAGGATTTATTTTCAGAAATAG